A region from the Wolbachia endosymbiont of Folsomia candida genome encodes:
- the atpG gene encoding ATP synthase F1 subunit gamma: MKSLKELSLRIKTIKSSQKITKIMQMVSAAKLLQSQKRLSNSKLYISKLHGIISSLVLTAGGELLAKILNVGNEDSCLAFIIASDRGLCGNFNSSVIKFSQEHINKLITNGKKVDIVFLGKKAFDMGKNRFDSKNILKTKNSKGITLNDVGDLINDIDLSKYNKVKVFYSKFYNTFTQKPMMEIIKPWSNDSSLIDSSLIKKTTDYNYEFEPQNVEFILKSLIQDYVGIALYSALLESATSENSARMVAMESANRNTKEMLNKLALLYNRSRQAAITTDLIEVIGGAESL, encoded by the coding sequence ATGAAGAGCTTAAAGGAATTATCCTTAAGAATTAAGACTATTAAATCTTCACAGAAGATCACAAAAATAATGCAGATGGTTTCTGCAGCAAAATTATTGCAAAGTCAAAAGAGGCTATCAAACTCAAAGCTATATATATCTAAGCTCCATGGGATTATTTCTTCATTAGTGCTAACTGCAGGTGGAGAACTACTAGCGAAAATTTTAAATGTCGGTAACGAAGATTCTTGCTTAGCATTTATTATAGCATCTGATCGTGGCCTATGCGGCAATTTCAACTCTTCTGTTATCAAGTTTAGTCAAGAGCATATAAATAAATTAATCACAAATGGTAAAAAAGTAGACATCGTATTTCTTGGCAAAAAAGCTTTTGATATGGGTAAAAATAGATTTGACTCTAAAAACATTTTAAAAACTAAGAATAGCAAGGGGATCACACTAAATGATGTAGGTGATTTAATTAATGATATAGACTTAAGTAAATACAATAAGGTTAAAGTTTTTTATAGCAAATTTTATAATACCTTCACGCAAAAGCCAATGATGGAAATAATAAAGCCATGGAGTAATGATTCATCGTTAATTGATAGTTCTTTGATTAAGAAAACAACAGACTATAACTATGAATTTGAACCACAAAATGTTGAGTTCATTTTAAAATCTTTGATTCAAGATTATGTTGGAATTGCTCTTTATTCTGCTTTGCTTGAAAGTGCAACAAGTGAAAATAGTGCTAGAATGGTTGCCATGGAATCAGCAAATAGAAACACTAAAGAAATGCTGAATAAATTAGCACTACTTTATAATCGCTCTCGTCAAGCAGCAATTACAACTGATTTGATTGAAGTGATAGGTGGTGCAGAATCTTTATAG
- a CDS encoding TldD/PmbA family protein gives MNILNIAADITKLIKKQNLDAEVTIYETNKISVSQRLSKVEQISQSKNCTIGIRAIADKNKAAYISTNDLNNLSDTVSQVVEMAKNAPEDPYINFAMERGHHASYTDLSILDNNVVTIDNLKEIAEAAENSALEHKNITNSEGASSSYALVNTVLSTVSGFVGSFSKSTFANQVSVVAGKENEMKVGYDYDVACNFNDLKSPELIGKEAAKRAVEQLNSRTIKTGKFPVIFEKRAAKALVKSFASAINGNSIATNSSFLRNSLNTQVFSDRVNIIDDPLLSRGIASRPFDGEGIVSKKNIFIKNGILQNWILDLYSAKKLNLETTGNATRASNAAITPAASNLYIENGSVSFEELIREVKEGIYVTDLFGFGVNVINGDYSQGASGFFIENGKITYPIHEITIASNLSYMFINLALADDLTFCGQFNSPTIKVNEMTVAGSLNN, from the coding sequence ATGAATATATTAAATATTGCAGCAGACATCACTAAGCTAATAAAAAAGCAAAATCTTGATGCGGAAGTAACTATATATGAAACTAATAAAATCTCAGTTTCTCAGCGCCTATCAAAAGTTGAGCAAATATCACAATCTAAGAATTGTACTATAGGAATCAGGGCTATAGCAGATAAAAACAAAGCTGCATATATTTCCACTAACGATCTAAATAACCTTAGTGATACGGTGAGCCAAGTGGTAGAAATGGCAAAAAATGCTCCAGAAGATCCTTATATTAATTTTGCTATGGAGAGAGGTCACCATGCCTCTTATACGGATTTAAGTATTTTGGATAATAATGTTGTCACTATTGATAATCTAAAAGAAATTGCTGAAGCTGCAGAAAATTCAGCTCTTGAGCATAAAAATATCACGAACTCTGAAGGAGCGTCTTCTTCATATGCTTTAGTAAATACGGTATTATCCACCGTTTCTGGTTTTGTAGGCTCATTTAGCAAATCTACATTTGCTAATCAGGTCTCTGTTGTTGCTGGAAAAGAAAATGAAATGAAGGTTGGTTATGATTACGATGTAGCATGTAATTTTAATGATTTAAAGTCACCAGAGTTAATAGGCAAAGAAGCTGCAAAAAGAGCAGTCGAACAGTTAAATTCACGTACAATAAAAACTGGCAAGTTTCCAGTTATTTTTGAGAAAAGGGCAGCAAAGGCGCTAGTAAAAAGCTTTGCCTCTGCTATAAATGGCAATAGTATCGCAACTAATAGTTCTTTCTTGCGGAATAGCTTAAATACTCAGGTTTTTAGCGATAGAGTTAACATTATTGACGATCCACTGCTCTCAAGAGGAATAGCATCAAGACCCTTTGACGGAGAGGGTATAGTTAGTAAGAAAAACATATTTATAAAAAATGGAATACTACAGAATTGGATTTTAGACCTATATTCTGCTAAAAAATTAAACTTGGAAACAACTGGAAATGCAACCCGCGCAAGCAATGCTGCAATTACCCCTGCAGCCAGTAACCTTTATATTGAAAACGGTAGTGTATCATTTGAAGAGCTGATCAGGGAAGTAAAAGAAGGTATATATGTAACAGATTTATTTGGTTTTGGTGTCAATGTGATTAATGGTGATTATAGCCAAGGAGCATCAGGATTTTTCATAGAAAATGGAAAAATAACATACCCGATACATGAGATTACTATTGCTAGCAATTTAAGCTACATGTTTATCAACTTGGCCCTAGCAGATGATCTCACATTTTGTGGGCAATTTAATTCACCAACAATTAAAGTTAATGAAATGACAGTTGCTGGTTCTCTTAATAATTAA
- a CDS encoding cold-shock protein, which yields MEYGNVKWFNAEKGYGFIKPEGNGADVFVHISVLERSGIRPDQLKGENTEKGKKGERVSYEIKEEVGRDGKSKKSAINLRLED from the coding sequence ATGGAATACGGTAATGTAAAATGGTTTAATGCCGAAAAAGGCTATGGTTTCATCAAGCCAGAAGGTAATGGGGCAGACGTTTTTGTACACATCAGTGTGCTCGAGCGTTCAGGAATAAGACCTGATCAACTTAAAGGAGAAAATACGGAGAAGGGGAAAAAAGGAGAGAGAGTAAGTTATGAGATTAAAGAAGAAGTTGGCAGAGATGGGAAATCAAAAAAATCTGCAATAAACTTAAGATTGGAAGATTGA